A stretch of Myroides oncorhynchi DNA encodes these proteins:
- a CDS encoding DUF4374 domain-containing protein: MNIIKKTLGLLSLVLIASCSSDDNSSPEKPTIPEEGEKASSYVFVINSLTGQEGGTKYIATTTSLTEGIIKIDKNNGIETDSYSFFVQNNQLMAAVYGFSGQSPLTFYSLNANNEIVEGTKLATETIGSYGNIGKTDVVNATLGGNLFAINTELKQMTHKGAVDFDKLKYKDEEAGGRNLTGVFAVGTDKLYIPYSVSPKEGDTKYRDNTFIAVVDYPSLKISKTIIDDRSGLIGSWFGMNGIQQVEDGSVYAWSPAEKSKNPSAFIRIKNHEIDKDYFFDVQKATGGHKLSRAEYISGNLFLVSFFVDKNIESTWSGVTKLALVDVSSKSIKWIETIAEHAQMPYKQKIYVEKDKKTVHYVAPIEKTNRFQVYNIDVTTGIAKKGITIENANDVTAISKLESVQ; encoded by the coding sequence ATGAATATCATAAAAAAAACATTAGGTCTATTATCACTTGTATTAATAGCATCATGTAGTAGTGATGACAATTCATCACCAGAAAAACCAACAATACCTGAAGAAGGAGAAAAAGCTAGTTCTTACGTCTTTGTAATTAATTCTTTGACAGGACAAGAAGGAGGAACAAAATATATAGCAACAACAACATCCTTAACAGAAGGAATTATAAAAATAGATAAGAATAACGGTATCGAAACTGATTCTTATTCATTCTTTGTGCAAAACAATCAATTAATGGCTGCTGTATACGGATTTAGTGGACAAAGTCCATTGACGTTCTATAGTCTAAATGCTAATAATGAAATAGTAGAAGGAACTAAGTTAGCAACTGAAACGATTGGTAGTTACGGGAATATTGGAAAGACAGATGTAGTTAATGCTACATTAGGAGGGAACTTATTTGCTATAAATACAGAATTAAAACAAATGACTCATAAAGGGGCTGTTGATTTTGATAAATTAAAGTATAAAGATGAAGAAGCTGGGGGACGTAATTTAACTGGAGTATTTGCAGTAGGAACAGATAAATTATATATTCCTTATTCTGTGTCACCGAAAGAAGGAGATACAAAGTATAGAGATAATACATTTATTGCTGTAGTAGATTATCCTAGTCTTAAAATTAGTAAAACGATTATAGATGATAGAAGTGGGTTAATAGGAAGCTGGTTTGGAATGAATGGTATTCAACAGGTAGAGGATGGATCTGTATATGCATGGTCTCCTGCTGAGAAGTCTAAAAACCCTTCTGCATTTATTAGAATTAAAAACCATGAGATAGATAAAGATTATTTCTTCGATGTACAAAAAGCAACAGGAGGACATAAATTATCTCGTGCCGAATATATTAGTGGTAATCTGTTTTTAGTAAGCTTCTTTGTAGATAAAAACATTGAAAGTACTTGGTCTGGTGTGACTAAATTAGCTTTAGTAGATGTATCTAGTAAATCGATTAAATGGATAGAAACTATCGCTGAGCATGCACAAATGCCATATAAACAAAAGATATATGTAGAGAAAGATAAGAAAACAGTACACTACGTAGCACCAATTGAGAAAACAAACCGTTTTCAAGTGTATAATATAGATGTTACAACAGGTATTGCTAAAAAAGGTATTACAATAGAAAATGCCAATGATGTAACAGCTATTTCTAAATTAGAATCTGTACAATAG
- a CDS encoding type II CAAX prenyl endopeptidase Rce1 family protein, which yields MTNKELVKDIIDFLKTPNLLGIEFSKSKKIGLVLKLWIITLFTIVLLGQVINNLVDVPIPDLFDIKLKELGVPLFVLLVTVIGPFLEELTFRLGLRYKPSYLLISFVFIALYILASMSKISESLVVSLAILFTVIFLILVYFVSQKGEKSQMFYVTYYPYIFYGVAIVFGYVHIANFEDITARILWLSPLIVLPQILLGLGMGYVRVRLGFWYGVLFHILHNSVITFFLYSQGYFNI from the coding sequence ATGACAAATAAAGAATTAGTAAAAGATATTATAGATTTCTTAAAGACACCAAATCTGTTAGGGATAGAATTTTCGAAAAGCAAAAAAATAGGACTAGTATTGAAGTTGTGGATAATAACTTTGTTTACTATTGTACTACTAGGGCAAGTAATTAATAACTTAGTAGATGTACCTATACCAGATTTGTTTGACATTAAATTAAAAGAATTAGGTGTACCATTATTTGTCTTGTTGGTAACGGTTATAGGTCCTTTTTTAGAAGAACTTACTTTTCGTTTAGGGTTGCGGTATAAGCCTTCATATTTATTGATATCCTTTGTGTTTATTGCTTTATATATCCTAGCAAGTATGAGTAAGATAAGTGAATCTTTGGTAGTTAGTTTAGCTATATTGTTTACTGTCATTTTTTTGATATTAGTCTATTTTGTTAGTCAGAAAGGAGAGAAGAGCCAGATGTTCTATGTGACTTATTATCCCTATATATTCTATGGGGTAGCTATTGTCTTTGGGTATGTACATATTGCTAATTTTGAAGATATTACCGCGAGGATTTTGTGGCTTTCACCGCTTATAGTATTGCCACAGATTTTGTTAGGCTTGGGAATGGGGTATGTTAGAGTGCGTTTAGGTTTTTGGTATGGAGTATTGTTTCATATTTTGCATAATAGTGTGATAACATTTTTTTTATATTCACAAGGATACTTTAATATCTAA
- a CDS encoding GNAT family N-acetyltransferase, giving the protein MNSIHWHTKAFDELTVNELYDIMRLRTDVFVVEQNCPYPELDGKDKKCLHIFATKLDQIVACARIVPPGLSYPEIAIGRVAVHADYRKDGYGRVLMQHAIDKIAEEFGEQDIQIGAQGYLKKFYGSFGFEPSSEEYVEDGIPHVDMIRKAKHYWTKL; this is encoded by the coding sequence ATGAATAGTATACATTGGCATACGAAAGCATTTGATGAGTTAACAGTGAATGAGTTATATGATATAATGCGTCTGCGTACAGATGTGTTTGTAGTGGAACAGAATTGCCCATATCCTGAATTAGATGGCAAGGATAAGAAGTGTTTACACATCTTTGCAACTAAACTAGATCAAATAGTAGCATGTGCACGTATAGTACCTCCGGGACTTAGTTATCCAGAGATTGCTATCGGAAGAGTTGCTGTACATGCTGATTATCGAAAAGATGGTTATGGACGTGTATTAATGCAACATGCTATTGATAAAATAGCAGAAGAATTTGGCGAACAAGATATACAGATTGGTGCACAAGGTTATTTGAAGAAGTTCTATGGTTCTTTTGGTTTTGAACCGTCATCAGAAGAGTATGTGGAAGATGGCATTCCTCATGTAGATATGATCAGAAAAGCTAAGCATTATTGGACAAAATTATAA
- a CDS encoding MATE family efflux transporter: MSTTTQAQKTPILALIKQSFSSENFDLTNMSINKAVFLLAIPMMFEMLMESVFALVDLYFVGHLKESAYAIQSVGLTESLLSIIYAICIGISMAATAIVARRIGEKDKVKAAQNAAQAITLSIIITIILSILGFIFAKDWLLWMGASEESAEYGYGYTRILLVSCISIMLLFLINGIFRGAGNAAIAMKSLGFGNIINIILCPIMVRGWWIFPEMGLEGAAYSTAIGRSMGVVYQLYYLSKKDSLIQLKLRYFKIQWEMTWNIIKIAVPGMVQYMISTCSWVILARIVAQSGGEIGSSGFLTCLRLLVFFILPAWGLSNAASTLVGQNLGNNNPDRAYKSVIVTLKYNVLYMAIVTIIFFTMAQILASFFTTDPAIKAVAIQAMYIGAIGFVAYGAGMTLMNAFNGAGDTITPTIINVVGFWLFQIPFAYLMTYYFELGPKGAFIAIPSAEVLIAILAFILFKRGKWKLKKV; the protein is encoded by the coding sequence ATGTCGACAACAACTCAAGCACAAAAGACTCCTATACTTGCTCTAATTAAACAATCGTTCTCTAGCGAGAACTTTGATCTGACGAATATGTCTATTAATAAAGCTGTATTTTTACTTGCTATTCCTATGATGTTTGAGATGCTGATGGAATCTGTATTTGCATTAGTGGATTTATACTTCGTAGGTCATCTTAAAGAGAGTGCATATGCCATACAGAGTGTCGGTCTGACAGAGTCTCTACTCTCTATTATCTATGCTATTTGTATTGGGATTAGTATGGCAGCTACGGCTATTGTAGCTAGGCGTATCGGAGAAAAAGATAAAGTAAAAGCCGCACAGAATGCTGCCCAAGCTATCACACTATCCATTATCATCACCATTATATTAAGTATCTTAGGCTTTATATTTGCAAAAGATTGGTTACTATGGATGGGAGCCTCTGAAGAATCAGCAGAATATGGATACGGATACACAAGAATCTTATTAGTTAGCTGTATAAGTATTATGTTATTATTCTTAATCAACGGAATCTTTAGAGGAGCAGGTAATGCTGCTATTGCTATGAAGAGTCTTGGTTTTGGTAATATTATAAACATCATCCTATGCCCTATTATGGTTAGAGGTTGGTGGATATTCCCAGAGATGGGATTAGAGGGAGCTGCTTATTCTACAGCAATCGGTAGAAGTATGGGAGTGGTTTACCAACTTTATTATCTTTCTAAAAAAGACTCTTTAATACAACTTAAACTGCGCTACTTTAAGATACAGTGGGAGATGACGTGGAATATCATTAAGATAGCCGTACCGGGGATGGTACAGTATATGATCTCTACTTGTAGTTGGGTGATATTAGCGAGAATAGTAGCACAGAGCGGAGGTGAGATAGGGTCTTCTGGATTCCTTACTTGTCTGCGTTTACTAGTATTCTTTATACTACCTGCTTGGGGACTAAGCAATGCTGCATCTACTCTAGTGGGGCAAAACCTAGGAAATAACAATCCTGACAGAGCATATAAATCTGTTATCGTTACCCTAAAATACAATGTTCTATATATGGCGATAGTTACGATTATCTTCTTTACTATGGCACAGATACTAGCATCATTCTTTACTACGGATCCTGCTATTAAAGCTGTTGCTATTCAGGCGATGTATATCGGAGCCATAGGGTTCGTAGCTTATGGAGCAGGGATGACCTTGATGAACGCCTTTAATGGGGCTGGAGATACGATTACCCCAACGATAATCAACGTTGTAGGCTTCTGGTTATTCCAAATACCTTTTGCTTATCTAATGACATATTATTTTGAATTAGGTCCTAAAGGAGCTTTTATAGCTATCCCTTCAGCTGAAGTTCTCATAGCAATACTCGCGTTTATACTATTTAAACGAGGAAAGTGGAAACTAAAGAAAGTGTAA
- a CDS encoding GLPGLI family protein gives MIRVLCVSAALLCSAIIANAQEKVDVMRYEYQMTLPEKKESGDEEASKGGTEIIYLDVLNSESRCGSEGNIKREETLIEFTTGAKKDADHTARFQALGQYRSQIQWLTYKNGSELNTYGNSGIEAYNVGESTNLIKWDISPEIEEYNGMKVQKAVGELSGRTWTVWFTQDIPLIDGPYKFKNLPGFVVKAEDSTGDYKFEFLKSEKTSTSYWMSDRHKKAMKVDKKQWDKIRNMNANKSFSQIMNESGGKAIFKVVDDKGKDITDEMTKKKMGKGDKPIEFY, from the coding sequence ATGATTAGAGTATTGTGTGTATCGGCAGCTTTATTGTGTTCTGCGATTATAGCTAATGCCCAAGAGAAAGTAGATGTAATGAGATATGAATATCAAATGACCTTGCCTGAAAAAAAGGAATCAGGAGATGAGGAAGCTTCTAAAGGAGGAACAGAGATTATTTATTTAGATGTATTGAATAGTGAATCTAGATGTGGAAGTGAGGGGAATATAAAAAGAGAAGAAACATTAATAGAATTTACTACAGGTGCCAAAAAAGATGCAGATCATACTGCTAGGTTTCAGGCATTAGGACAATATAGAAGTCAAATACAATGGTTGACGTATAAGAATGGTTCGGAATTAAATACTTATGGGAATTCTGGGATAGAGGCTTATAATGTAGGGGAATCTACTAATCTTATTAAATGGGATATTTCTCCTGAAATAGAGGAATACAATGGTATGAAGGTACAGAAAGCAGTAGGAGAGTTAAGTGGACGTACCTGGACAGTGTGGTTTACACAAGACATACCATTAATAGATGGACCTTATAAGTTTAAAAACTTGCCTGGATTTGTGGTTAAAGCTGAAGATAGTACGGGAGATTATAAGTTTGAGTTTTTAAAAAGTGAAAAAACATCTACTTCGTATTGGATGTCTGATAGACATAAAAAAGCAATGAAAGTAGATAAAAAGCAATGGGATAAGATTAGAAATATGAATGCAAATAAAAGCTTCTCTCAAATTATGAATGAAAGTGGAGGAAAGGCAATCTTTAAAGTAGTAGATGATAAGGGTAAAGATATTACAGATGAAATGACGAAAAAGAAGATGGGAAAAGGAGATAAACCAATAGAGTTCTATTAG
- a CDS encoding GLPGLI family protein has protein sequence MYKVFVNIVTLLGFIISVSAQEKIEVMRYEFEMTMPSVNKEADNKEVSLKTETVYLDILGSESRCTSEGNIRKEEELLIFSKEPKDRSLAMDRLQVLNKYRSSVKWTVYKSKTELNTYDSSGFDIYKVGESTNLIKWDISSEVEEYNDMKVQKAVGELSGRIWTVWFTQDIPLIDGPYKFKNLPGFVVKAEDGTGDYKLEFLKSEKVTTSYWLTERNAKAMAVDKKQWNKIRNTNANKNANQILGERGITLKSKEDTSERLTKKLGKEDKPIEFY, from the coding sequence ATGTATAAAGTGTTTGTAAATATAGTAACTCTTCTAGGATTCATAATAAGTGTATCTGCCCAAGAGAAAATAGAGGTAATGCGTTATGAGTTTGAGATGACAATGCCATCTGTTAATAAAGAAGCTGATAATAAAGAAGTTTCGCTTAAGACAGAAACTGTTTATCTAGATATTCTTGGTAGTGAATCTAGATGTACTAGTGAAGGAAACATTCGCAAAGAAGAAGAACTTTTAATATTCTCTAAGGAACCTAAAGATAGGTCTTTAGCTATGGATCGTTTGCAGGTATTAAATAAGTATAGAAGTAGTGTTAAGTGGACAGTTTATAAAAGTAAAACAGAGTTAAACACCTATGATAGTTCTGGTTTTGATATTTATAAAGTAGGAGAATCCACTAATCTTATTAAATGGGATATTTCCTCTGAAGTAGAGGAATATAATGATATGAAGGTACAGAAAGCAGTAGGAGAGTTAAGTGGACGTATCTGGACAGTGTGGTTTACCCAAGATATCCCTTTGATAGACGGCCCCTATAAGTTTAAGAACCTGCCAGGGTTTGTGGTAAAGGCTGAGGATGGTACAGGAGATTATAAATTAGAGTTTCTTAAAAGTGAAAAAGTAACTACATCTTATTGGTTAACAGAAAGAAATGCTAAGGCAATGGCTGTTGATAAAAAGCAATGGAATAAAATAAGAAATACTAATGCAAATAAGAATGCTAATCAGATATTAGGAGAAAGAGGTATTACTCTAAAATCAAAAGAGGACACTAGTGAGAGATTGACTAAGAAGTTAGGTAAAGAGGATAAACCTATTGAGTTCTATTAG
- a CDS encoding GLPGLI family protein: MKKYLFSITVTVLTVLGTLAQDKIEVMRYEYEVTFKPSVKSDEMFTESVFLDVWDTSSRFYSKGYATRVESLANPKNKGLIGKSVSMPDELTDFEAVVVRDNNKLFYVQQVTGTMLKVESLINQVKWTLEEEIEQYEGMKVQKAVGELSGRTWTVWFTTEVPVIEGPYKFKNLPGFVVKAKDDKGDYTFEFRKSEKAQVPVHFYEYEKASLSKESELVKIRNVRANMTSKQSLAAQRIVIVEEDTIENQQKMNQKIGDNTNYIEHLKK; encoded by the coding sequence ATGAAGAAATATTTATTTAGTATTACAGTTACTGTTTTAACAGTTTTAGGAACACTAGCTCAGGATAAAATAGAGGTCATGAGATATGAATATGAAGTTACATTTAAACCATCTGTTAAGTCAGACGAAATGTTTACAGAGTCTGTATTTTTAGATGTATGGGATACTTCTTCTCGATTTTATTCTAAAGGGTATGCTACTCGAGTGGAAAGTTTAGCCAACCCTAAGAATAAAGGACTAATAGGTAAATCTGTTAGTATGCCTGACGAGCTCACTGATTTTGAAGCAGTAGTAGTGAGAGATAATAATAAGTTATTCTATGTGCAACAGGTTACAGGTACTATGCTTAAAGTAGAGAGTCTAATCAATCAAGTGAAATGGACGTTAGAAGAAGAAATAGAACAATATGAAGGAATGAAAGTGCAGAAAGCAGTAGGAGAGTTAAGTGGACGAACGTGGACAGTATGGTTTACTACAGAGGTACCAGTAATAGAGGGGCCTTATAAGTTTAAGAATTTGCCTGGTTTTGTGGTCAAAGCAAAAGATGATAAAGGGGATTATACTTTTGAGTTTCGAAAGAGTGAAAAGGCACAAGTACCAGTTCATTTTTATGAATATGAAAAAGCAAGTTTATCTAAAGAAAGTGAGCTGGTTAAAATTAGAAATGTGAGAGCAAATATGACTTCAAAGCAGAGTTTAGCTGCACAACGAATAGTTATAGTAGAAGAAGATACAATTGAGAATCAACAAAAGATGAATCAGAAAATAGGAGATAATACGAATTATATAGAACATTTAAAAAAATAA
- a CDS encoding GLPGLI family protein translates to MKFLVIPLLTLLFFCNCLAQEKKDFMRYEYILTYKPYDLKVMPDSLPITEKFYLDVEGSNSVFVSDLSYSEFVSDVIGEEYKGKESKITWLVTKDSKEMSLNEVLNYLEFYKVKQPLNLIKWTITNETEDYHGMKVQKATGELSGRIWTVWFTTEISIIEGPYKFKNLPGFVVKAQDSNQDYIFEFTESMRVNNYWVEMGGYDKYKEITDKQLKRIKTLNANKNLIQVLRERGSKLMNDDKEPSDFMTKKFGKEPNPIEFY, encoded by the coding sequence ATGAAGTTTCTAGTGATACCTCTATTAACCTTGTTATTCTTTTGCAATTGTTTAGCTCAAGAAAAAAAAGACTTTATGCGCTATGAGTACATCTTGACATATAAACCTTATGATTTGAAAGTAATGCCTGATAGTCTTCCTATTACAGAGAAGTTCTATCTGGATGTAGAGGGGAGTAATTCAGTATTTGTATCTGATTTGTCTTATAGTGAATTTGTATCTGATGTAATAGGAGAGGAGTATAAAGGAAAAGAATCAAAAATTACTTGGTTAGTCACTAAGGATAGTAAAGAAATGTCACTAAATGAAGTGCTGAACTATCTGGAATTTTATAAAGTTAAACAACCACTTAATCTTATTAAATGGACTATAACAAACGAGACAGAAGATTATCACGGTATGAAGGTACAGAAGGCTACTGGAGAACTAAGTGGACGTATATGGACAGTATGGTTCACTACAGAGATATCTATTATAGAAGGACCATATAAGTTCAAGAACCTGCCTGGCTTTGTAGTCAAAGCACAGGATAGCAATCAAGATTACATCTTTGAGTTTACTGAGAGTATGAGAGTCAATAACTATTGGGTTGAGATGGGGGGATATGATAAATATAAAGAGATAACAGATAAACAGCTAAAACGTATTAAGACGTTGAATGCAAACAAAAATTTAATACAAGTTCTTCGAGAGCGCGGAAGTAAGCTAATGAATGATGACAAAGAACCTTCTGATTTTATGACCAAGAAGTTTGGTAAAGAACCTAACCCTATAGAGTTTTATTAA
- a CDS encoding carboxypeptidase-like regulatory domain-containing protein: MKYYLYILLLLSVSVQAQVAIKGKVIDENKKVLSNVIVSILHPETNAVIAYEMSDDKGAFHIPVKTTLTQLKIKASAVNYSVFERTIENKSQDVQVQLVDEFTELQEIFVKASAITQHNDTLVFDLSKFAGKNDRVLEDVIKKMPGMEVKSSGEIEYQGKPLNKFYVEGKDLMQGSYGAITKALPNLHVSKLEVIENHQPIKMLEGKVASESPAINIRLKNKVSLSGSGKIGIGADPFLWNSSISPMFFSKGLQYLVSYDTNNSGDDVQNKFRAFGAMGAFDTYNYSKGTGTTLSMETTSLPGIDKSRYLFNKTHLVSANFLTKFTDKIEMNTNVSYVNDEVERTGEQSTEIRNVDVNGNLIGDVIRYNRKSNSKYFTEAFNSKFTITKNTKENYLKDYITINVSRNKERGLLLQNNDPISQSILSPSYILQNSLSTLIPVGNNKFANFKSIVDFTRDKQDYDVVSNGNVNFPDANLEKYRLLNQSFVDNTFYTQNAVSLSWKHRQWTFTEEYSLLYENKRFETNLFGQDKERVWMGSNYQNDLTYNRFVNQLNSSINFKGISWDMTFTVPIIWSAIKLNDRSIEEKNTKNAVDFSPSLYLSYKLNNMWTLRGGSLVNTSYTPLSQLYNHYIFSGLNFTAYKGKIEDTQSFTSWIRFEFKNPFNGLFANGRININSSRNKIMLAQTIDENGQTVIEAVEKKNKSNTQSANLNVGKFFSEYSSNIKGSFSINKNTTEILVNQSLRDVDTYRYNYGLQLTNNHFDWLNFTYDFAYNETERKDNSQSTYSYGNSHNVRIDLIPFKSHSFIWKLDYQESVFSQQKFANRFMDVAYRFKWDKKKIDFDFQWNNILNTKEYEQVIINSIQTSTTNFKLRPSQFLVSVRFNF, translated from the coding sequence ATGAAATACTATTTATATATACTTCTTTTGCTAAGTGTATCTGTACAAGCTCAAGTAGCAATAAAAGGAAAGGTAATTGACGAAAATAAAAAGGTATTATCCAATGTGATAGTGTCGATTCTACATCCAGAGACTAATGCTGTGATTGCTTATGAGATGTCTGATGATAAAGGAGCATTCCATATACCCGTTAAGACCACACTAACTCAACTTAAGATAAAAGCATCAGCAGTCAACTATAGTGTATTTGAGAGAACGATAGAGAATAAGTCTCAAGACGTTCAGGTACAGCTAGTGGATGAATTCACTGAGTTGCAAGAAATCTTTGTGAAGGCATCTGCTATCACACAGCATAATGATACATTAGTATTTGACCTAAGCAAATTCGCTGGTAAGAATGATAGAGTATTAGAAGATGTAATTAAGAAGATGCCAGGTATGGAAGTGAAGAGTAGCGGTGAGATAGAATATCAAGGCAAGCCTCTTAACAAGTTTTATGTAGAGGGAAAAGACCTAATGCAAGGAAGCTACGGTGCCATTACTAAGGCACTACCTAATCTACACGTGAGTAAATTAGAAGTGATAGAGAATCACCAGCCTATCAAAATGTTAGAGGGCAAAGTTGCTTCAGAGAGCCCTGCTATTAATATAAGATTGAAGAATAAGGTAAGTCTAAGTGGGAGTGGTAAGATAGGGATTGGCGCAGATCCATTTTTGTGGAACAGTAGTATATCTCCTATGTTTTTTAGCAAAGGTTTACAGTATTTAGTGAGTTACGATACGAATAATTCGGGTGACGATGTTCAGAATAAGTTTAGAGCATTTGGAGCCATGGGAGCATTTGATACATATAACTATAGTAAAGGAACAGGAACTACACTTAGTATGGAGACAACTTCATTACCTGGGATAGATAAATCTAGGTATCTATTTAATAAAACTCATTTGGTATCAGCTAACTTTTTGACGAAGTTTACAGATAAAATAGAGATGAATACTAATGTCTCTTATGTCAATGATGAAGTAGAAAGAACAGGAGAGCAGTCTACTGAGATTAGAAATGTTGATGTTAATGGCAATCTTATAGGTGATGTAATTCGCTATAACCGCAAAAGCAATAGTAAATATTTTACAGAAGCTTTTAACTCTAAGTTTACAATAACAAAGAATACAAAGGAAAACTATTTAAAAGATTACATAACGATTAATGTGAGTAGAAACAAGGAAAGGGGATTGTTGTTACAGAATAATGATCCTATTTCACAGAGTATCTTATCCCCATCTTATATCCTCCAAAATTCGTTGAGTACACTAATTCCTGTAGGTAATAATAAGTTTGCAAACTTTAAGTCTATCGTTGACTTTACTAGAGATAAGCAAGATTATGATGTAGTATCGAATGGCAATGTTAACTTTCCGGATGCTAATTTAGAGAAGTATAGATTGCTGAATCAGTCATTTGTAGATAATACATTTTATACGCAGAATGCTGTGTCTTTATCATGGAAGCATAGACAGTGGACTTTTACAGAAGAGTACAGTTTATTGTATGAGAATAAACGCTTTGAAACAAATCTTTTTGGTCAAGATAAAGAGAGAGTATGGATGGGGAGTAATTATCAAAATGATTTGACCTATAATCGCTTCGTAAATCAACTTAATTCAAGTATCAATTTTAAAGGGATATCATGGGACATGACATTTACAGTTCCTATAATATGGAGTGCTATCAAGTTAAATGACAGAAGTATAGAAGAGAAGAATACTAAGAATGCAGTTGATTTTTCACCATCCCTTTATTTGTCATATAAGTTAAATAATATGTGGACACTACGTGGTGGAAGTTTAGTAAATACTAGTTATACACCACTTAGCCAATTGTATAATCACTATATATTTAGTGGATTAAACTTTACGGCTTATAAAGGTAAAATAGAAGATACGCAGTCATTTACTTCTTGGATACGCTTTGAGTTTAAGAATCCATTTAACGGATTGTTTGCTAATGGAAGAATTAATATAAATAGTTCTAGGAATAAAATTATGTTGGCTCAAACGATTGATGAGAATGGGCAAACGGTAATAGAAGCAGTAGAAAAAAAGAATAAAAGCAATACACAATCTGCTAATCTGAATGTTGGGAAATTCTTTAGTGAGTATAGTTCTAATATTAAAGGAAGCTTCTCTATTAATAAGAATACAACAGAAATATTAGTGAATCAATCTTTAAGAGATGTTGACACTTATAGATATAATTACGGTTTACAATTGACAAATAATCACTTTGATTGGTTAAACTTTACTTATGATTTTGCTTACAATGAAACAGAGAGAAAGGACAACAGTCAATCAACATATTCTTATGGAAATTCACATAATGTACGTATAGATTTGATTCCTTTTAAATCACATAGTTTTATTTGGAAATTAGATTATCAGGAGAGTGTTTTTAGTCAACAGAAATTTGCTAATCGATTTATGGATGTAGCGTACAGATTCAAATGGGATAAAAAGAAGATAGACTTTGATTTCCAGTGGAATAATATTTTGAATACAAAAGAATATGAACAAGTAATCATCAATAGTATTCAGACATCAACTACTAATTTTAAACTTAGACCTTCACAATTTTTAGTTTCAGTGAGATTTAATTTTTAA
- the yiaA gene encoding inner membrane protein YiaA, protein MLEEKETEVTNKVQPDNTNKPHLQSNNQNLDRFKPSAIYVLVAWLALGIGVTTFLIGLWNAEILLSEKGFYFTLLLFGLFAVVALQKSVRDKIEGVPVTPIFYTIGWIGTLASVTLLTIGLINAEMLLSEKGFYAISYLLSLFAAVSVQKNVRDLDNFSK, encoded by the coding sequence ATGTTAGAAGAAAAAGAAACAGAGGTTACAAATAAAGTACAACCTGACAATACAAACAAACCACATTTACAGTCTAATAACCAAAACTTAGACAGATTTAAACCTTCAGCTATTTATGTACTAGTAGCCTGGTTAGCACTAGGAATAGGAGTTACAACATTTCTGATCGGATTATGGAATGCGGAAATACTATTAAGCGAGAAAGGGTTCTACTTTACGCTACTATTATTTGGTCTATTCGCTGTAGTGGCACTACAAAAAAGTGTTAGAGATAAAATAGAAGGAGTTCCTGTGACACCTATATTTTATACTATCGGATGGATAGGTACATTAGCAAGTGTTACTTTATTAACTATCGGATTAATCAATGCTGAAATGCTATTAAGTGAAAAAGGATTCTATGCTATCTCTTATTTACTTTCTCTATTCGCAGCAGTGAGTGTGCAAAAGAACGTAAGGGACTTAGATAACTTTAGCAAGTAA